The genomic region attcacttccattgtaagtgcctcactgtaactgcaacctcgatttttggtttttgttttaaataaaaggagggacgagtcaaaaaaatgatgaaaataGGGCATTTATAAATACAGCTGTATTGTGCTGTAATCCAGACCAATTCAccaattaacacattttttacaACTCAAACTTCTAAAAGAAGCATGATTTTATAACAATGCATTTTCTTACCTGTATGTAGCAATGTAATGTGTGGGAAGTATAGGGTCAGGATTCAGTGTCCAAGAGCAAATTGCTCTTTTAGGGTAACTTGGAGACCAACAATACACATCTGGAGGAGAAGGGGGatctgaataaaacaaacattccaTAGGACGAAATTTCAGTTTAAACTCTCTGTATTATGGGGAAATCCCTTTTGTCCTAGTGACTCATTTTCGGCAGACTAACAAGTATGTCAACCTACAGCCCAGATGTAGAGATAGTGTTTGTATCAGGTCTCCATTCTGTTGGTGGCAGGTGTAGATGCCTTGGTCCTTCAGACTGGTGTTCTGTATGTAGAGAATAGGGCTTGAGTAAAGCACTGAACTGTTAAGTCTCCACTCCACCCTTATTTCTTCTCCGTCAGTGCACAGTATCTTCACAGGTGAACCCACGGCTACAAACAGGTCTATTGAGGGAGGTGAAGAGAAAAGGAGACAGGCTTGAACAGATCCAacattttgtgtgtatgtaggtgtttatgtatgtgtgtaagtgtgtgtgtaaagttGTCTGCGCATGAGAGAGAAACAGcgtgttttcttaaaaaataaagctTACCCCGAACAGCATTTTGTTTTGGCGGTAAAGTTGTCATGCCTTGGCTAAAGACTCCATTTGTGATGACTATCAgtgctccaaaaaaataaatcaaacacatcttttgaTCTTAAAgccacaaaaaagaaaaggtgtACTTTTACAAAACAGGACACCAAGTGTGTGTGTAGTAACACACTCACATTCAGAGGTTCAAGTAAGTTCTGTTGTGGAGTTTTGTTAATCATTAGTTGGTAAATACATTTGCGAAAGCAGCCACAATTGGGCATCAGTGTGAAAAAAATAGAATGCATGAATTTGCAAAAGTCATCAAATTGTATACATGGTAAGATATAAAAACCAATGAAGGctagatataaaacattttaataaacccTTTGTATGATAAGACTTCAAGATAATTTGGTGTCTTATATTACTGCACTGGCACATACAAATAactctttttttcatttattttctccccaatttggcatgcccaattcccactacttagtaggtcctcggcgcagttactcacctcaatccgggtggtggaggacaagtctcagttgcctccgcttctgagacagtcaatccgtgcatcttatcacatggctcgctgtgcacgaCACTgctgagactcacagcatgtggaggctcatgctattctctgcgatccatgcacaacttaccacgcaccccattgaggttgagaaccactaatggtgaccacgaggaggttaccccatgtggctctaccctccctagcaaccgggccaatttggttgcttaggagacctggctggtgtcactcagcacaccctggattcgaactcgcgactccaggggtaatcagcgtaaatactcgctgagctacccaggccctgcccACAAACAACTCTTTAGTTTTAGTAATTAGAAATAGGACACACAAATATCTTGAATTTGTCTGGCCATTTTGacattaaagggagagttcacccaaaattgtaaCTTCtcccatcatttcctcaccctcaaaccatcccagatgtgtatgactttctttcttctgcataacacaaattatgattttttataagaatatctcagctttgtaggtcaatacaatgcaagtgaatgggtgccaaaatgttgacggttcaaaaagcacataaaggcatcataaaagtaatccatatgactccagtatttTAATCCTTAttgtcagaagtgatatgataggtgtgagtgagaaacagaccaatatttgaagatcttttggagcttcaaaatttggcacccattcacttaccttgtatggaccaaaagagctgagcatgtcttctaaaaatttttatttgagttcagcagatgaaagaaagtcatacacatctaggatggcataagggtaagtaattgatgagagaatgttcatttttgggtgaactattcctttaatagactCCTCTAAATACTTACCTGATCAACAACATCAGCTATCCAGTCATTGGAGTCAAACTGGGAAAAACCTCAGAGTTTAACAGTTTTCAGCTACCATGTGGACTGTGATATAATGAGGTCAGGATCCCTCTGTAAACAGCACAACGTGTTTGTTTATGGAGTGTGAGACTGTTCTAATTCTTCCATGATTTTTTACCATCCTGAGTGAAGACTTAATTCATATAAGCCTTGAAAATAcaacaatttaaaatgaaaacatgttTTGCATTTGATCTCTTTGGCTGAgactgttttcaactgtttttgaaGCCACGTAAAGTTTAAAATAACTTCAGCTGTTAAAACGCGAGACCCTGTCTCAAGACCCTTgcattattctctacttttggaGCTtcgtgtagctttttttttttaagcgtgaGGATGCatctggtgtgaatggccccataTTAAAGTATAAGTCCATACAACTCACCCATTATAAATCCTGTAAAGTCAttcaataggattttttttgtgaggaacagacctaaatgttagtcattattcactgatgaCACCCTGATGCTTTTGTCTATCCCGGGTCCAGATTG from Myxocyprinus asiaticus isolate MX2 ecotype Aquarium Trade chromosome 5, UBuf_Myxa_2, whole genome shotgun sequence harbors:
- the LOC127440987 gene encoding interleukin-27 subunit beta-like isoform X3, with the protein product MCLIYFFGALIVITNGVFSQGMTTLPPKQNAVRDLFVAVGSPVKILCTDGEEIRVEWRLNSSVLYSSPILYIQNTSLKDQGIYTCHQQNGDLIQTLSLHLGYPPSPPDVYCWSPSYPKRAICSWTLNPDPILPTHYIATYRSYSDPLSSAQQCQKWEEQDSQCVLEELEMFEREPTLINITAINALGSATRIWPFIFEDIVKPDPPVNVTVMVMPGRKLSVQWGPPPTWLDPVNFPLKYTVKFYWGKPDTARTVSFISRPL